In a genomic window of Coriobacteriia bacterium:
- the rsgA gene encoding ribosome small subunit-dependent GTPase A → MPDEPDALAGLAGANDEGNASFELGRVIRLDRGYPLVCTRSGAYRAEHAIALVKGAQVRACVGDWVALRLPSGHDKALIERILTRRGVLSRWDGKRQGERQTLAANLDVVMVVQPLSERPISPDRVARSAVLACEGGCNLAVVLTKADRADDELIARDVAILRACLGDELPVHVVSAVLGQGVEQVRSAIAPQTTTLLLGESGAGKSTLVNALLGADVLGTAAVRSRDDQGRHTTVARRMLKVPDAGVIVDAPGLRSLPLLDEEDGLARAFSDIDALVGGCRFRDCTHGEEPGCAVRAACAAGDLSTTRLEEYRALVAEMRANRRSLDLAARSSITV, encoded by the coding sequence GTGCCCGACGAGCCCGATGCGCTCGCCGGTCTCGCCGGCGCAAACGACGAGGGCAATGCCTCCTTCGAACTGGGGCGCGTTATCCGTCTCGACCGCGGGTATCCGCTCGTCTGCACGCGTTCGGGGGCATACCGCGCCGAGCATGCCATAGCGCTCGTCAAGGGTGCTCAGGTGCGCGCCTGCGTCGGCGACTGGGTCGCGCTGCGCCTGCCGAGCGGTCACGACAAGGCGCTGATCGAGCGCATCCTGACCCGTCGGGGCGTCCTGTCTCGCTGGGACGGCAAGCGTCAGGGCGAGCGCCAGACGCTGGCAGCCAACCTCGACGTCGTCATGGTCGTGCAGCCGCTCTCCGAGCGCCCCATCTCGCCCGACCGCGTTGCCCGCTCGGCTGTGCTTGCCTGTGAGGGCGGCTGCAACCTCGCCGTCGTCCTGACGAAGGCTGATCGCGCGGATGATGAGCTTATAGCGCGTGACGTTGCCATCCTGCGCGCCTGCCTGGGCGACGAATTGCCCGTGCACGTCGTGTCCGCCGTGCTTGGCCAGGGCGTTGAGCAGGTGCGCTCCGCGATTGCCCCGCAGACGACGACGCTGCTGCTCGGGGAGTCGGGTGCCGGCAAGTCGACGCTCGTCAACGCCCTGCTCGGCGCTGACGTGCTCGGTACGGCGGCCGTGCGCAGCCGAGATGACCAGGGTCGCCATACGACGGTCGCTCGCCGTATGCTCAAGGTTCCCGACGCTGGCGTCATCGTCGACGCCCCCGGGCTGCGCTCTCTGCCGTTGCTCGACGAGGAGGACGGCCTTGCACGCGCGTTTTCCGACATCGACGCGCTGGTTGGCGGGTGCCGCTTCCGCGACTGCACGCATGGAGAGGAGCCGGGCTGCGCCGTGCGTGCCGCCTGCGCCGCCGGGGATCTCTCGACGACGCGACTCGAGGAATACCGCGCCCTCGTGGCGGAGATGCGCGCGAACCGCAGGTCGCTCGATCTTGCGGCAAGGTCTTCCATCACGGTATAA
- a CDS encoding TrkH family potassium uptake protein: protein MWPRLRIDDVRSILYYLGTMLLIIAALMVVPLVAALLLKEWNPAISFLLSASVTTCAALLLRLAKPAKVGLTHMQALVITGLVWVFAGAAAGLPLYFSGSFASYFDALFESVSYFTGTGMSVLNNLGKLAVSYSIWRAMLVVVGAQGIIVVALCLGTISRFSGAGLLFKAEGHSDNIMTQMGDTARFIVSFMGVLVALGTLLCTFTLITSCGLSFGTALLHGFSLSATCIATAGICVMPAGVAYYHSATLNLVLIILCLVGAFSFALYYHMARKGPREFFRDIETRTIIAWLAIVLVVLAIAFAHDDYFGRVDLFLDKGVFNLVSAATSTGFSTITSAQISSVASSGLVFALIMGMAMGGATSSTSGGFKAIRLALLLRTIGSEIRRALLPQRAREVIRFHHLGDQVLTPDLSRNVMIVFLLYLLSFVVGAVVGVSYGYDPIAAVLESVSCTSNCGISAGIVSSGMPLGLQVCYFVQMLAGRLEFLALLTTIASVGGSLGHAVKSSAAGRALASSVPASVRRAWRGTRGGER from the coding sequence ATGTGGCCGCGCCTGCGCATAGACGACGTTCGGTCGATCCTGTACTACCTGGGCACGATGCTGCTGATCATAGCGGCGCTCATGGTGGTGCCGCTCGTTGCCGCCTTGCTGCTCAAGGAGTGGAACCCTGCCATCTCGTTTCTGCTGTCCGCCAGCGTTACGACGTGCGCCGCTCTGCTGCTGCGCCTTGCAAAGCCAGCAAAAGTGGGCCTCACGCACATGCAGGCACTCGTCATCACGGGCCTCGTGTGGGTGTTTGCCGGAGCGGCGGCGGGCCTGCCCCTCTACTTCTCCGGATCGTTTGCCAGCTACTTTGACGCGCTGTTCGAGTCGGTGTCTTACTTCACCGGCACGGGCATGAGCGTGCTCAACAACCTCGGCAAGCTGGCTGTGTCCTACTCCATCTGGCGCGCTATGCTCGTTGTCGTCGGCGCTCAGGGCATCATCGTCGTCGCGCTGTGCCTTGGCACGATCTCGCGCTTCTCCGGTGCCGGCCTGCTGTTCAAGGCCGAGGGCCACAGTGATAACATCATGACGCAGATGGGCGACACCGCGCGCTTCATCGTCTCGTTCATGGGCGTGCTCGTGGCGCTTGGCACGCTGCTGTGCACGTTTACGCTCATCACGTCGTGCGGGTTGTCGTTTGGCACGGCGCTGCTGCACGGTTTCAGCCTGTCCGCCACGTGCATCGCGACGGCGGGCATCTGCGTCATGCCGGCAGGCGTGGCCTACTACCACTCGGCGACGCTCAATCTCGTGCTCATCATCCTGTGCCTCGTCGGTGCATTCAGCTTCGCGCTCTACTACCACATGGCGCGCAAGGGGCCGCGCGAGTTCTTCCGCGACATCGAGACGCGAACGATCATCGCTTGGCTCGCCATCGTGCTTGTCGTGCTCGCCATCGCCTTCGCGCACGACGACTACTTCGGTCGCGTCGATCTGTTCCTGGACAAGGGCGTGTTCAACCTCGTCTCGGCCGCCACGTCAACAGGGTTCTCCACGATCACGTCGGCTCAGATCTCGTCCGTCGCCTCGTCGGGCCTCGTGTTCGCGCTCATCATGGGCATGGCTATGGGCGGCGCCACGTCGTCGACGTCCGGTGGCTTCAAGGCCATCCGCCTGGCGCTGTTGCTGCGCACGATCGGCTCGGAGATCCGCCGTGCTCTGCTCCCTCAGCGCGCGCGTGAGGTCATCCGCTTTCACCACCTGGGTGACCAGGTGCTCACTCCCGACTTGTCCCGCAACGTCATGATCGTTTTCCTGTTGTACCTGCTGTCGTTCGTCGTCGGTGCCGTCGTGGGCGTGTCCTACGGCTACGACCCCATCGCCGCGGTGCTCGAAAGCGTGTCATGCACGTCGAACTGCGGCATCTCCGCGGGTATCGTAAGCTCCGGCATGCCGCTTGGCCTGCAGGTCTGCTACTTTGTGCAAATGCTGGCTGGCCGTCTTGAGTTTCTGGCGCTGCTGACGACCATCGCAAGCGTCGGTGGGTCGCTCGGCCACGCTGTCAAGAGCTCTGCGGCGGGGCGGGCGCTGGCTTCGTCTGTGCCGGCAAGCGTGCGTCGCGCGTGGCGCGGGACGAGGGGAGGCGAGCGCTGA
- a CDS encoding FAD:protein FMN transferase, producing MDVDFADIAHLIKPSAAQDGSHTLLLPVFNTQVSVKAFPGSQKLSGAQLDEALIAVRELCLEFELSLSRFRPNSEISRLNGAKGAWVELSPRTLDLVEKSRKYCEASGGVFDVTMGSATSLWDFHEGVIPSREALDAALRHVDYRMVEVDRAAGRARLTDPDAIIDLGGIAKGYIADEMAALLREHGCDCAFVNLGGNVLTIGTRPDGAPWRIGVRDPKNPATLRAVLPVVGKSVVTSGLYERNFTKDGVFYHHILSPKDGMPVKTDVGGSTIVSDLSLDGDGYSTTLFALGVQGSLEFVESRPELECIIIDVDDNVFVSSGLKGEVKLVESR from the coding sequence ATGGATGTGGACTTCGCCGACATCGCTCACCTCATCAAGCCCTCCGCGGCTCAAGATGGCTCGCACACGCTGTTGCTACCTGTGTTCAACACGCAGGTCTCCGTCAAGGCGTTCCCCGGCTCCCAGAAGCTGTCGGGTGCTCAGCTGGACGAGGCCCTTATCGCCGTGCGCGAGCTGTGCCTCGAGTTCGAGCTCTCCCTGTCGCGCTTCCGCCCCAACTCGGAGATCTCGCGTCTCAACGGTGCGAAGGGCGCGTGGGTCGAGCTCTCTCCGCGCACGCTCGACCTCGTTGAGAAGTCCCGAAAGTACTGCGAGGCGAGCGGTGGCGTGTTCGACGTCACGATGGGTTCCGCCACGTCGCTGTGGGATTTCCACGAGGGCGTCATCCCGTCGCGCGAGGCGCTCGACGCAGCGCTCAGGCATGTCGACTATCGCATGGTCGAGGTCGACCGCGCTGCCGGCAGGGCTCGCCTGACCGATCCCGACGCCATTATTGACCTCGGTGGCATCGCCAAGGGCTATATCGCCGACGAGATGGCCGCCCTTCTGCGCGAGCACGGCTGCGATTGCGCGTTCGTCAACCTGGGCGGCAACGTGCTCACGATCGGCACGCGTCCTGACGGCGCGCCGTGGCGCATCGGCGTGCGCGATCCCAAGAACCCCGCCACGCTGCGCGCCGTGCTGCCCGTCGTCGGCAAATCCGTTGTGACGAGCGGCCTGTACGAGCGTAACTTCACGAAGGACGGCGTGTTTTACCACCACATCCTGAGCCCGAAGGACGGCATGCCCGTCAAGACGGACGTTGGCGGCTCCACGATCGTGTCCGACCTGTCGCTTGACGGCGATGGCTACTCCACGACGCTGTTCGCCCTGGGCGTCCAGGGCTCTCTCGAGTTCGTCGAGTCCCGTCCCGAGCTCGAGTGCATCATCATCGACGTCGACGACAACGTGTTCGTCTCGAGCGGCCTCAAGGGCGAGGTCAAGCTCGTCGAGTCGCGCTAG
- a CDS encoding chloride channel protein, giving the protein MVQWWGAAWKKAGKALGRRPWISLALLGMLIGAVGGAAAAILTLACSLAMRLFSSFPWLSWLLPLAGLLTVGLYHVLGISWRATTNTVINAARHDELVRGCLAPAILGGTFLTLLGGGSVGKEAAALQLGGSLGSVLSERGLRWLGRDVPLSRGLAVRCGMAGAFASLLGAPLAATFFVIEVTRVRPRLRTSPFVLLAAVAGALVAEVSPVGSPWVPLAPAIPTSADIGASMLVTLGCALAAVVFCRSLQLLRGLPWGPLEAPWAHMLFGGVLISLLVSVVGLGPYAGTGENFMEAALAGKAAPWDFFLKGLLTVVVLGVGYKGGEIMPIMAIGSTLGCAVGLAGGADPIACAGIGLVAMFSACTNSPISATLLGIEAFGPVAWPAYVLAAFTAYLLTARTGLYPSNCAPSYHALLESWGAVVDAGLSRLKKVVAELRK; this is encoded by the coding sequence ATGGTCCAGTGGTGGGGCGCGGCGTGGAAAAAGGCGGGAAAGGCTCTGGGCCGCCGGCCCTGGATCTCGCTGGCGCTTCTCGGCATGCTCATCGGGGCGGTAGGGGGCGCGGCTGCGGCTATCTTGACGCTTGCCTGCTCGCTTGCCATGCGCCTGTTCTCGAGCTTTCCCTGGCTGTCGTGGCTGCTGCCGCTCGCCGGCCTGCTGACGGTTGGGCTCTACCACGTGCTTGGCATCTCGTGGCGTGCGACGACAAACACGGTCATCAACGCCGCTCGCCATGACGAGCTTGTCAGGGGCTGCCTTGCTCCCGCCATTCTCGGCGGTACGTTCCTCACGCTGCTTGGCGGTGGCTCGGTGGGCAAGGAGGCGGCGGCGTTGCAGCTCGGTGGCTCGCTCGGAAGCGTGCTGAGCGAGCGGGGCCTTCGCTGGCTCGGCAGAGACGTCCCGCTGTCGCGCGGGCTTGCCGTGCGCTGCGGCATGGCGGGCGCGTTCGCCTCGCTGCTCGGCGCTCCGCTGGCGGCCACATTTTTCGTCATCGAGGTCACGCGCGTGCGCCCGCGCCTGCGGACGTCGCCGTTTGTCCTGCTCGCCGCCGTTGCGGGTGCCCTCGTTGCCGAGGTGAGCCCCGTCGGCTCGCCGTGGGTGCCGCTTGCCCCAGCCATCCCCACGTCTGCGGACATCGGTGCCTCCATGCTTGTGACGCTGGGCTGTGCCTTGGCGGCCGTCGTGTTCTGTCGCAGCCTCCAGCTGCTGCGTGGCCTCCCGTGGGGGCCGCTCGAGGCGCCGTGGGCGCACATGCTGTTCGGCGGCGTGCTCATCTCGCTGCTCGTGAGCGTTGTGGGCCTCGGTCCCTACGCGGGCACGGGCGAGAACTTCATGGAGGCGGCGCTCGCCGGGAAGGCGGCGCCGTGGGACTTCTTTCTAAAAGGGCTGCTCACGGTCGTCGTGCTCGGTGTGGGCTACAAGGGTGGCGAGATCATGCCCATCATGGCTATCGGGTCAACGCTCGGCTGCGCCGTGGGACTTGCTGGGGGCGCGGACCCCATCGCCTGCGCTGGCATCGGCCTCGTCGCCATGTTCTCTGCCTGCACGAACTCTCCCATCTCCGCGACGCTGCTCGGCATCGAGGCGTTCGGGCCGGTTGCGTGGCCCGCCTACGTCCTCGCGGCGTTCACGGCCTACCTGCTCACCGCCCGCACGGGGCTCTACCCCTCAAACTGCGCTCCGTCGTATCACGCGCTGCTCGAGTCGTGGGGCGCCGTCGTGGATGCAGGGCTGTCACGCTTGAAAAAGGTCGTGGCGGAGCTGCGCAAGTAG
- a CDS encoding phage holin family protein, whose amino-acid sequence MQFILRWVITSLAVSVAVWIVPGIVALGQTWVAVMLVGLVLTIINMSIKPLFQTLSLPFTCLTFGVFALVVNAVMFELSSWLATSLFHTGIYIEDFLAAFLGALIVSITSVILNALTGNIANE is encoded by the coding sequence GTGCAGTTCATACTTCGCTGGGTCATCACGTCGCTCGCCGTGAGCGTCGCCGTGTGGATCGTGCCGGGCATCGTCGCCCTCGGTCAGACCTGGGTCGCCGTCATGCTCGTCGGTCTTGTCCTCACCATCATCAATATGTCGATAAAACCGCTGTTTCAGACGCTGTCGCTGCCGTTCACGTGCCTGACGTTCGGCGTGTTCGCCCTCGTCGTCAACGCCGTGATGTTCGAGCTCTCGTCGTGGCTCGCAACGTCGCTGTTCCACACGGGCATCTACATAGAGGACTTCCTCGCGGCGTTTCTCGGTGCGCTCATCGTGAGCATAACGTCCGTCATCCTCAACGCGCTGACCGGCAACATCGCAAACGAGTAG
- a CDS encoding phosphodiesterase, with the protein MNVYDTRFFRVLPERLSQVDAPFVTDSDCERTFFDTVGNVLAGSRFDEEADCLQHGTTTILLHSIAVAHVCCRTARRLGWTDHLFELERAALLHDFFLYNWHEPGPGREMHAFMHATRAMRNARAAFPDLSLLEADAIRNHMFPLTPVPPRYREGWLLTYADKACATYETSVRRGPAYPNLRELCGFYLPGLRLDIAEEAVRIAPASSARRTPSVEL; encoded by the coding sequence ATGAATGTGTATGACACGCGCTTCTTCCGAGTTCTTCCTGAGCGTCTCTCGCAGGTCGACGCTCCGTTCGTTACTGACTCTGACTGCGAGCGCACCTTTTTCGATACGGTCGGGAACGTCCTAGCGGGCAGCCGTTTCGACGAGGAGGCCGACTGCCTGCAGCACGGCACGACGACCATCCTGCTCCACAGCATCGCCGTTGCCCACGTGTGCTGCCGGACGGCGCGCCGCCTCGGCTGGACGGACCACCTGTTCGAGCTCGAGCGCGCGGCCCTGCTCCACGACTTCTTCCTCTATAACTGGCACGAGCCCGGCCCCGGTCGAGAGATGCACGCGTTCATGCACGCGACGCGCGCCATGCGCAACGCCCGCGCCGCCTTTCCCGACCTCTCGCTGCTCGAGGCCGACGCCATCCGCAACCACATGTTCCCGCTGACGCCCGTTCCTCCGCGCTATCGAGAGGGCTGGCTGCTGACGTACGCTGACAAGGCATGCGCCACGTACGAGACGTCCGTACGCCGCGGCCCGGCCTACCCGAACCTGCGCGAGCTGTGCGGTTTCTACCTGCCGGGCCTGCGCCTCGACATCGCCGAAGAGGCCGTGCGCATTGCGCCTGCTTCGAGCGCCCGCCGCACGCCCTCGGTCGAGCTGTAG
- a CDS encoding FAD-dependent oxidoreductase, protein MSDLSMTRKGFVTAAGAASVLAACGFAGKNVYAAESSAKADAPVEYAASADVIVCGAGGAGLNAAYRALELGHSVIVLEKSGFTGGTLQYSEGAFQAVCDDEFALDDGTNPVTKNDTVDLFAENWLAMADQDCDEVLIRTMCAKSGEALEWVKKSFNCSVHSTAGIRPVPFVPQETIADRIMYLCDPADPDGTYGHGGKVWMDNAAKAVEDAGATIVFDAEVVEFITDAEGTVVGVKTLDGKAYEATQGVICATGGIDRNEVMAKHVNPWHHWIQKRQNMTMVDANTGEGILAGMAIGAQCAFHGTDTNPAYFWIGTNKHMMNVIAVGPRGYRIAREDTTYGYWARCLYWNSRQEGGFDGDCWMIFSDDNFADNASLQDEEAVAAWYEDGTLVKGETVAELAAGTGLPEEALQTTLDEWAECCEKKADPRFGREDAFDGLTAPYYAMKIIFSDTGAFGGMVIDEKCHVLDYDGNAIPHLFATGNCSAGWLGDFYYGSGTCLMACAVHGMIAAESIDAGDYEATGSTPMVANGKTVEGAKDEETAPAADASAVADGTYEGAGKGMGGDVPVTVTVSGGKITEVVVGENSETQGIGTKAIEQLPAAIAEAGTTEGVDTVAGATITSKAILEGVAAALATA, encoded by the coding sequence ATGAGCGACCTGTCCATGACGCGCAAGGGCTTTGTCACCGCTGCGGGCGCTGCGAGCGTCCTGGCCGCCTGCGGCTTCGCCGGCAAGAACGTTTATGCCGCCGAGTCCTCGGCCAAGGCTGACGCGCCTGTCGAGTACGCCGCCTCCGCTGACGTCATCGTCTGCGGCGCCGGCGGCGCTGGCCTGAACGCGGCCTATCGTGCGCTCGAGCTCGGCCACAGCGTCATCGTCCTCGAGAAGTCCGGCTTCACGGGCGGCACGCTGCAGTACTCCGAGGGCGCCTTCCAGGCCGTGTGCGACGACGAGTTCGCGCTCGACGACGGCACGAACCCCGTCACGAAGAACGACACCGTCGACCTGTTCGCCGAGAACTGGCTGGCCATGGCTGACCAGGACTGCGACGAGGTGCTCATCCGCACGATGTGCGCCAAGTCGGGCGAGGCGCTCGAGTGGGTCAAGAAGAGCTTCAACTGCTCCGTCCACAGCACGGCTGGCATCCGCCCCGTGCCGTTCGTCCCGCAGGAGACGATCGCCGACCGCATTATGTATCTGTGCGACCCGGCCGACCCGGACGGCACGTATGGCCACGGCGGCAAGGTCTGGATGGACAACGCTGCCAAGGCCGTTGAGGACGCCGGCGCCACGATCGTCTTTGACGCCGAGGTCGTCGAGTTCATCACCGACGCCGAGGGCACGGTCGTTGGCGTGAAGACGCTCGACGGCAAGGCCTACGAGGCCACTCAGGGCGTCATCTGCGCCACGGGCGGCATCGACCGCAACGAGGTCATGGCCAAGCACGTGAACCCCTGGCATCACTGGATCCAGAAGCGCCAGAACATGACGATGGTCGACGCCAACACGGGCGAGGGCATCCTGGCCGGCATGGCCATTGGCGCCCAGTGCGCGTTCCACGGCACGGACACGAACCCCGCGTACTTCTGGATCGGCACGAACAAGCACATGATGAACGTCATCGCCGTTGGCCCGCGCGGCTACCGCATCGCCCGTGAGGACACGACGTACGGCTACTGGGCACGCTGCCTGTACTGGAACTCCCGTCAGGAGGGCGGCTTCGACGGCGACTGCTGGATGATCTTCAGCGACGACAACTTCGCCGACAACGCCTCGCTGCAGGACGAGGAAGCCGTGGCCGCTTGGTATGAGGATGGCACCCTGGTGAAGGGTGAGACGGTCGCCGAGCTCGCCGCTGGCACCGGCCTGCCCGAGGAGGCCCTGCAGACGACGCTCGACGAGTGGGCCGAGTGCTGCGAGAAGAAGGCCGACCCGCGCTTCGGCCGCGAGGACGCCTTTGACGGCCTGACCGCCCCGTACTACGCCATGAAGATCATCTTCAGCGACACCGGCGCGTTCGGTGGCATGGTCATCGACGAGAAGTGCCACGTTCTCGACTACGACGGCAACGCGATTCCTCACCTGTTCGCGACCGGCAACTGCTCCGCTGGCTGGCTGGGCGACTTCTACTACGGCTCCGGCACGTGCCTGATGGCCTGCGCTGTCCACGGCATGATCGCCGCCGAGTCCATCGACGCCGGCGACTACGAGGCCACGGGCTCCACGCCGATGGTCGCCAACGGCAAGACGGTCGAGGGCGCCAAGGATGAGGAGACCGCTCCCGCCGCTGACGCCTCTGCTGTGGCCGACGGCACCTACGAGGGCGCCGGCAAGGGCATGGGCGGCGACGTGCCCGTGACCGTGACGGTCTCCGGTGGCAAGATCACCGAGGTCGTCGTCGGCGAGAACTCCGAGACGCAGGGCATCGGCACGAAGGCCATCGAGCAGCTGCCCGCTGCCATCGCCGAGGCCGGCACGACGGAGGGCGTCGACACCGTCGCTGGCGCCACGATCACCTCGAAGGCCATCCTCGAGGGCGTCGCCGCTGCTCTTGCCACGGCGTAA
- a CDS encoding helix-turn-helix transcriptional regulator, whose translation MPADPIQKSPSVAQAPAMLERMRASHAMRVALGVIGLVAISVHVWFLTDTALPMLRAQWAPADFLQSMSAATGYALIALLALRAPEVVRPAALSVASAAFIVVGKLTWLAGLKMGSIALATVGVCVAHLFCAWPVVLVGISLCALGNRRDLVVAAVLGESIGVALRCVLPHPPAEVAIPLTIVPPLAALAVASVLGAPYLRQEISGERATQRAMTEPASYLPPTHRIFVLVGLFELIHGVALVEKSASLSLATNIGQTIIVVVGAALLLRHAKATSHEDVLLYVASLMMLCGFMLRPLSDGEAIASASISLAGASFSWMLLWMALPFAGMCNPIGSLWVFGIGYVFQAVGLAVGSEIGHLALTASTSAVHAANIVNALVMVGFVGYLLVGLRGFSFSRSFAEIVPAVAPEKTVDASKLVAQACEAAAKTFDLTEREAEVMRLLALGRSGPEIQDELSISRNTAKTHVRHVYRKMGVHSQQELMDCVRAGGGRGGWSA comes from the coding sequence ATGCCCGCCGACCCCATCCAGAAGAGCCCCTCTGTGGCGCAAGCCCCCGCCATGCTGGAGCGGATGCGCGCGTCGCATGCCATGCGGGTGGCACTCGGCGTCATCGGGCTCGTCGCCATCTCTGTTCACGTGTGGTTTCTCACGGACACGGCCCTGCCCATGCTGCGCGCGCAGTGGGCCCCGGCCGACTTCCTTCAGTCTATGAGCGCCGCCACCGGGTACGCGCTCATCGCCCTGCTCGCTCTGCGTGCCCCCGAAGTCGTGCGGCCCGCGGCGCTCAGCGTCGCAAGCGCCGCGTTTATCGTGGTCGGCAAGCTCACGTGGCTCGCGGGGCTCAAGATGGGCAGCATCGCGCTTGCCACCGTCGGCGTCTGCGTCGCGCACCTATTCTGCGCGTGGCCCGTCGTGCTCGTCGGCATCTCCCTGTGCGCCCTGGGCAACCGCCGCGACCTCGTCGTCGCCGCCGTGCTCGGTGAGTCCATCGGCGTCGCGCTGCGCTGCGTGCTGCCGCACCCGCCGGCCGAGGTCGCCATCCCGCTCACGATCGTGCCGCCGCTCGCCGCGCTTGCTGTGGCCTCCGTACTCGGTGCGCCCTACCTACGCCAGGAGATCTCCGGCGAGCGAGCGACGCAGCGCGCCATGACCGAGCCGGCGTCCTATCTGCCGCCAACGCACCGCATCTTCGTACTCGTAGGCTTGTTCGAGCTCATCCACGGCGTCGCGCTCGTCGAGAAGAGCGCGAGCCTATCGCTGGCGACGAACATCGGGCAGACGATCATCGTCGTCGTGGGCGCCGCGCTGCTGCTGCGCCACGCCAAGGCGACGTCGCACGAAGACGTGCTGCTGTACGTCGCGTCGCTCATGATGCTGTGCGGTTTCATGCTGCGCCCGCTCTCCGACGGCGAAGCAATCGCGTCGGCCTCTATCTCGCTGGCAGGCGCATCGTTCTCGTGGATGCTGCTGTGGATGGCGCTGCCGTTTGCCGGCATGTGCAACCCCATCGGGTCGCTGTGGGTGTTCGGCATCGGCTACGTGTTCCAGGCCGTCGGGCTAGCCGTGGGTTCGGAGATCGGTCACCTCGCGCTGACGGCCAGCACGAGCGCCGTGCATGCGGCCAACATCGTGAACGCACTTGTCATGGTGGGCTTTGTGGGCTACCTGCTCGTGGGGCTGCGCGGGTTCTCGTTCAGCCGCAGCTTCGCCGAGATCGTGCCCGCTGTCGCGCCGGAAAAGACCGTCGACGCCTCGAAGCTCGTGGCCCAGGCGTGCGAGGCCGCCGCAAAGACGTTCGACCTCACAGAGCGCGAAGCGGAGGTCATGCGTCTGCTGGCACTCGGGCGCAGCGGCCCCGAGATCCAGGACGAGCTCTCCATCTCGCGCAACACGGCCAAGACGCACGTGCGCCATGTGTACCGCAAGATGGGCGTCCACTCCCAGCAGGAGCTCATGGACTGCGTGCGCGCCGGTGGCGGGCGGGGCGGGTGGTCCGCCTAG
- a CDS encoding histidine phosphatase family protein has product MAMLRMVLLRHSFSMGNARRQFSGMGDVELAPEGIQMVCDYREQGVYETYASTQRYYSSPLRRCRQTFELAFDGRKQLDGVVGSLHELDFGEAEGTSLEGDDMRAFFERWANGEPEPAAPHLESLRHLCDRGAIVARALALSCVRDGVESVTLVAHSAVSRALIVGLAGLPLQTFLEMQMLNALGYTLTLDVDDAAAAAFELPAGLATPPAQTPAYDPDAVRAADVALLANAPRPPYADVRLVRAVPYGPGSEGLRTITSEM; this is encoded by the coding sequence ATGGCCATGCTTAGGATGGTGCTTCTGCGCCACTCGTTTTCGATGGGCAACGCCCGTCGGCAGTTCAGCGGCATGGGTGACGTCGAGCTGGCGCCCGAGGGCATCCAGATGGTCTGTGACTATCGCGAGCAGGGCGTCTACGAGACGTATGCCTCGACGCAGCGCTATTACTCCTCGCCGCTGCGGCGGTGCCGTCAGACGTTCGAGCTTGCCTTCGATGGGCGCAAGCAGCTCGACGGCGTCGTGGGAAGCCTGCACGAACTCGACTTCGGGGAGGCGGAGGGCACGTCGCTGGAGGGCGACGACATGCGCGCATTCTTTGAGCGCTGGGCAAACGGCGAGCCTGAGCCTGCGGCGCCGCACCTCGAAAGCCTGCGGCACCTGTGCGATCGCGGGGCGATCGTCGCTCGTGCGCTGGCCCTGAGCTGCGTGCGCGATGGCGTCGAGAGCGTGACGCTTGTGGCGCACTCCGCTGTGTCGCGCGCCCTCATCGTGGGGCTGGCAGGCCTGCCGTTGCAGACGTTTCTCGAGATGCAGATGCTCAACGCGCTGGGCTACACGCTGACGCTCGACGTCGACGATGCGGCCGCTGCCGCCTTCGAGCTTCCCGCGGGCCTGGCGACTCCACCCGCACAGACGCCTGCCTACGACCCCGATGCCGTGCGTGCCGCTGACGTGGCCTTGCTGGCGAATGCGCCGCGACCGCCCTATGCCGACGTCCGCCTCGTTCGCGCCGTTCCCTATGGCCCCGGTTCCGAGGGCCTGCGCACCATCACGTCGGAGATGTAG